The sequence ATATGTTGACCATAAGTTTTAGTCAGACCTTGTGTTTTTAGTATCATCATAAATTTCCTTTCTTAAGTTATCTGACCCTAGTCTATCAAAAGCCCAAATAGAAATCTCGACTTTTTAGATAAGAGGTCAAAATGACTAGATAAGACGTTCTATCAGGAAAACGAAATACTCTCTACTTTGATTCTTTTTGGCAAATCTTGCTAAGCTTGGCTTTCCCTCTGCTTTCTATTATAATAAGATTGCTAGCGACTTCCTTCGCTTTTTCATTTTTTACAATCAGAAATGGTAAATTTAATGAATTCTTCCAATTGCAATGCTTTTTTCAGCCCTCGGTGCTTTTTGCCTCGCTTATTCTTCTTTTACCAAAGATAAACAGCACATGCTACTTTGGCAAATCAGCGACTATATTTTTACGATTATTGCTAATCTTTTACTGGGTGGCTATACAGGCGCCCTAACCATTAGTGTTTCCATCGTCAGAAATGCACTGATTCTTAAGAAAAAGAATACAAAAGTTATTACCATCTGTTTAGTTCTCATTCAGATTGCTTTAGGTACTTATGTGAACAACTTGGGCTTAGTCGGTTACTTGCCCATTATTTCTTCTGTCTCTTACACTTTGACGACCTTTTTAACATCCAAATTGCAATTTTTGCGCTGGTTGATTATTGAAAACATGTCTCTCTGGTTCATTTATGACCTAACTATCAAAGCCTACCCTGCTGTTTGCATGGATATTTTTATCATTCTCTCAACACTGCTGGCTCTCTATAGGCATCAAAAAAAAGCAGGACATTCCTTGTGAGTTGACCTTGTCCTACTTTTCATTTTTGATACAATCAATCCGGAAACTTTTGCAGATTTTAAGCTTTCTTACCTTTAGGGATAAGACCATTAGCTTTCATTTTTAAATAGATGCGTTTCCCTGTGTGTCAGATAGATTGAGAATTTATTTCTCCCCAATAAGTAAGAAGCTGAGATAAACTTTCATTTTTCATCATTTGTCACTTATTTAAGACATACTTGGCAATAGCTTGAGCGACACCAGCATCATCATTAGAACCAGTCACAAGGTCTGCTGCAGCCTTAACTTCTGGGCTGGCATTTCCCATAGCCACACTAAAGCCTGCTGCTTTAAGCATTTCAAGATCATTAAGTGCATCTCCTATTGCCATGATATCTGTTCTTGCAATATTCAATTTTTGGGCTAATTCTTTCAAACCAGTAGCTTTTGTAATGCCTTGGGGCATCACTTCAAAAATGTAAGGTTGACTTCTGACAGTAGCAAATTTTCCTGCTAATTTGCCCTCAAACTTTTGCTGAAAAGCATCTAAGCGATCGCTCTCACCTAAATACATAGCCTGAAAGATTGGTTTAGCAGCATACTTTATATCATTTAAGCCCACAGCCTGAGCTCGCGTAAAGACCAGACTCGCATCATAAGCTACTAATTCTGATACTTGATCAGCCAAAACCAGATAATCCCTATCAGCAGTCAATGTTAAATCGATTTCAGGATAACCCTCAAGCAAATCATACAAATAAGAGACGCCATTAAAGTTTAAATCATGATAAGTCAGCAACTGCCAATCTCCATTAATGGTGTGAAGAGAGCAGCCATTATTTAAAATCGCATATTCTTGTTCAGCAGCCAAACCTAATTGTTCAAAGTAAGGCTCGACACCAGTCTGCATACGGCCTGTGCAAAGCACAATTTTATAGCCAAAACGAGCTGCTTCTTGAATCACAGCAATATTTTCTTGCGGGATTTCTTTTTGACTATTCAAAAGCGTGCCATCCATATCAATAGCAATCAGTTTAACCATAATCATATAACCTTTTCTAAAACATTCCACTATCTAGTGTATCACAAATCAAGGAAACTGGCACAGCAAGTTATTGTAATTCTGTATATTCTACAATAATTGAAACAGGTAACGATGACAATGCTATAAATTCATTTTACAGCAGAAAAAAGCTGATTTCCCAGTCTTTTCCCTCTTTATGAGCATCTAGCATCTGATAAGATGCAATGAAATAACTGTGACTTTACAGTTTTTAAGGTGTATGGAGCCTACTTAAATTTCTGCTCCCAATTCATAATTGGTTCCCTTCAGTGCTCGTTTAAGAGACCACTTGCTTGGATTTCCTGTAATCGTGACTTCTTTTTTATCAAGGTCAACTTTGACATCATCGACTTTCTTTAATTCTGAAAAGCGTTTGGTGACATTGTCAGCGCAGCCTTGGCATTTTAAACCATCGATATGATATATTTTTTCCATGATAATTTCTCCTTTATAATTTTACAACTTTAAGACGCAGAGCATTTAGAACAACAGAAACAGAGCTAAAGCTCATGGCTAAACCAGCAATCATTGGATCCAGCAAAGGTCCGCCAAAGAGATAAAGTACTCCCATAGCAATAGGAACTGACAGAACATTATAAATAAATGCCCAGAAAAGATTTTCTTTAATATTAATAATAGTAGCACGACTAATTTTCAGCGCCTTAATAATATCAAGCATTGCAGGTTTCATCAAGACAATATCCGCGGACTCCATGGCAATATCTGTTCCAGAGCCCATGGAAATGCCAATATCTGCTGTCGCAAGTGCCGGAGCGTCATTAATACCGTCTCCAACCATGGCAACTTTCTTGCTTTCCGCCTGCAAATCAAGAATGGCCTGCGTTTTTTCCTGCGGCAAAACTTGACTGATAACAGAAACAATCCCCACTTCTTTGGCAATAGCCTGCGCCGTTTCTTCATTATCACCCGTCAGCATGACCACTTCAATCCCCATATCCTGCAAGGCTTTAACTGTTGCGGCACTATCATTCTTGACCTTATCCGCAATCGTAATCAGTCCTAACAGTTGACCATCACTGGCAACAAAAATGGGGGTTTGTCCTTTAGCTGTTGCTGCCTTAAAATCTGTTTTAGCCTGTTCTAGAGAGATATTTTCTTGACGCATCAATTTTTCATTCCCAACAAGCACGGTTTCATCAGCAAGGCGGCCCTTCAGCCCTAATCCTGTTAGAGAAGTAAAGTCTTCCACTGCAAGTAAATGAGTCCCTTCTTTTTTAGCATAATCAACAATGGCCTGACTAAGGGGATGTTCAGATAATGCTTCTAAGGAAGCTGTCACTTGTACTAAATCAGTTCGATCATGATAAGAAAATTGATGAACAACTTCTGGTTTACCTTGAGTAATGGTGCCTGTTTTATCGAAAACAACCGTATTAATCTGATGTGCCAATTCCAAGACATCACCACGTTTATAAAGGATACCATTTTCAGCAGCACGGCCTGTACCAACCATAATAGCCGTTGGCGTTGCAAGACCCAAAGCACAAGGGCAGGCAATGACAAGAACAGCGACACTGATTGTCATTGAAAAGGTAAAATCTTGTCCCATGACAAAATACCAGAAGAAACCAGTCAAAATGGCAATCGTTATAATAACAGGTACAAAGACAGCAGATACCTTATCAGCAATCTTGGCAATGGGTGCCTTGGTTTGCTGAGCGTCCTCAACTAATTTAATAATTTGTGAAAGCAAGGTTTCATTGCCAACTTTTTCAGCCTCAAAAGTCAGACTTCCCTGACCATTAATTGACCCAGCATAAACAGGGCTATCCGTCTTTTTTTCAATAGGAATAGATTCCCCTGTTAACATTGATTCATCAATAGCAGAATGCCCTGACAGGACTCGACCATCCACAGGAATTTTTTCACCGGGCTTGACTAAAATTTGATCTCCAATTTGCACTTGCTCAATAGGAACCTTAATTTCCTCGCCATCACGTATCAGAGTAGCCTCTTTGGCTGACAAATGCATTAATTTTTTAATCGCATCTGAGGTTCGACCTTTCGATAGGGTTTCAAAGTATTTCCCTAAAGTAATGAGAGTCAAAATAACAGCTACCGACTCATAATAGAGATGGTGAGCATGATGTGCATGTCCCAAGTAAACATGGTAAGTGCCATAAAGACTGTAAAGAAAGGCGGCTGTTGTTGCTAAAGCCACTAATGAGTCCATATTAGGATGACCCTTAAAAAGCGATCTAAAGCCATTATCATAGAAGCTCCAACTTAACACGATAACCGGAATTGTCAAAAGAAACAAAACCGTCGCATAAGTGAGTGGAGCACTACTTGGTGCTAAAAAGTTAGGTAAAGGCAGACTAACCATACTTCCCATAGCAATATAAAAGAGGGGAATGGTAAAAATAGAAGTCCACAAAAGACGTTTTTTAATACCCGCTAACTTATGTTCTTCACGATCCCCCTGACTTTCAGCCGTCGTTGGGTCATAAACTTTAGCGCCATAGCCTGCATCAGCAACTGCCTTAGTAACATCTGCTTCACTAACCTTAGCGGAATCGTAATCTATCGTCATTTTTTCAGTTGTCAAATTGACTACTGCATTTTCAATCCCGTCTAATTTTTTGACAGCATTTTCAACATTGATGGCACAAGAAGCACAGGTCATGCCATCTATCAAAAATACTTCTTCACTCATTTTGATATCACCTCCAAATGTTCATGGCAAGAACATTGCCCGACAATACAATTACACTTAACTTCAGGCACAGCATTTGCTTTTTTGGACAATAGCAGAGCTTCCAATTTTTCAATATCAGACAAAGTCATTGGTGTTTCTTCAATTAAATGTCTAATCAAAGCTTGATGCTTCGTGACACAAATGCGAGAGAAAACTTCCGACACTTGCTGCTCTAGTGCCTTTCTTTCTGAAATCAAACTAGAATAAATGTATTTTCTTCCTTGACGCTGACTGGTCAAGTAGCCTTTTTCTGATAAACGCGTAATTAAGGTTTTAATCGTTGAAGCGGACCAGCGATAAGTCCGACTTAAGATAGTAATAATTTCACTGCTGCTGGTTATCTGCTTAGCCCAGACAACACGCATTACTTCCCATTCCGCATTTGAAATAGTTGTCATTTGAGCTCCTTTCGTTGACATTTGTAGATATATTGTAAGCCCTTTGTCTACATTTGTCAATGAAAACTGATTTTTAATTTTTTGACAAAATATAACTCTACTTATCAGCTTTTTAAAAGAGCAAAAAAAGAGGCGAGAAACCTTAGTTTCTGCCTCTTCACTCAAACAATGAGCAGTCTTTCATAATACTCTTTCAAAATGTGCCGTCCTCATTAGCTCTTATTATTCTTGTTAATTTTAAACCATAAAACCAACAAACCTAACAGACCTAGTAAATTAATGCTATAAATGATTGGCGAGAGCCCCTTAAAAAGATTTTTTACTGCCATAAATAATAAGAATAATAAAGGCAGGCTTCCGATCAATAAGGATCTTCTATTTTTCATGTTCAACAAAAAGTAGCAGCACCTACAGCTGCTCCAGACCAGTTTCCTAAAGCCGTTCCAGATACTGTACCAACGACTGGGAGAGTAACTGTACCAGCTCCCATACCTCCTACAAAACCTAAACCTGCAGAACCAGCTGTGTCAAGTGCACATCTAATCATACCGCCACCTTCAACAGTTGAAAGTGCTTCATTATCCATTACGTTAAATTGTTCAAATGCTTGTGTATTCATAGGATAAATACCCCTTTTCCATTTTTAGTTTTTTGTCTGGCTGCGCAACCGGCATCTTTAGTATAACAATTTATTTTTCAAAATGGGGTGAAATATCCTAAACGGTAGCTATTTTGTCCTAAACGGTTAAAAATGACGTTATAATGCCTGTAATAATAGTCAATAAAAATCAAAAATAGATTTCACCTCCTCACATCGCAACTGCCTACAAACATACTAGATCACGACAAGATCAAAAAAGTCAAAAGGCTTGGGAGTCCTTCTAAAATGGAGATGGACGCAGATAAGCTGATATCGTCAGCACAATAACCTATTATTCTGGTTTTTAAAGAATACAGAACAGGCCTACTTCGAAAATAATAGTTGTTTGGTTGATGGAAAAAAGCCTTCATTGGACTTATAATCCTAACGAAGGCTTGATACCTATTTTCGTACTTTTGCAGCGACTAACAAGCAAACAGAAGAAACTTTTTTGTTTACTTAATTTCTTTTTTCTAAATCCCGCAGCATTTGGTCAATCTTATTACCATACTCAATAGATTCATCTTTGATAAAAGTTAAATCGGGAATTTTATACATGGTCAAATTTTTTCCAAGTTCACGTTTGATAGTCCCCTTAGCCTTTTCAAGACCTATTTGAACTTTCTGATTATCAGAAGCAAGGTCACTCATGATAGTATAGTAAACCTTTGCCAGAGATAAATCACCCAACATTTGAACATCAGTAATAGTGACACCTTGAACACGTGGGTCACGTACCTTCTTTTGCAAGATCTCATTAACTTCGCGCTTAATTTCCATACCAACACGATCAATACGATGATTAGGCATTATCTTTTCCTTTCTTTTCTTTTAGTTTTACAATTTTCTTTTTTCACCACAACAAAAAATATCTTATAAAGGCTCACTTGGTTCGCTCATCTTTTGAAAAAAGCTAGGCCAGATGACCTAGCTTTATTGTTTCTGTTTGAATTTCAAAAGAAATCATATGACGTTAATCCAAGGCAACACGACAACTATTGTACTTGCGTATACCTAGAAGTGTTAACAAAGGAGTAACTAAATATTATTATCTCTTAATTTCTTCCATGATGTAAGCTTCAATAGTATCATCAACTTTGATGTCATTATAATTTTCAATCATGAGACCGCCTTCTTGACCATTACCAACCTCTTTAACATCATCTTTATAATGTTTCAGACTAGCGAGCTTACCGTCAAAGACAACCACACCATCACGAATAACACGAGCACTTGAATCACGCGTAATTTTACCATTTGTTACCATGAAGCCGCCAATAGTTCCCACTTTAGAAACTTTGAAGGTCTCACGAATAAGCGCTTCACCAATAATTTGTTCTTCAAATTCTGGATCAAGCATACCCTTCATGGCATCTTCTACTTCTTCAATTACCTTATAAATAATAGAATGCAAACGAATTTCAACTTCATCTGCTTCGGCTTGCTGACGGGCCTGTGGGGTTGGACGAACATTGAAACCAATGATAACAGCATTAGAAGCTTCTGCCAAGGTGATGTCTGATTCATTGATGGCACCAACAGCTGAGTGGACCACATTAACCTTTACACCTTCAACGTCAATCTTCAAAAGAGAGGCCCCAAGAGCTTCAACGGAACCTTGCACATCTGCTTTGATAATAACATTAACAGATTTAACTTCACCGGCTTTGAGCGTATCAAAGAGATTGTCAAGACTGACACGATGAGTCAATTGACGTTGTTTCAGCAGAGCACGTTTAGCTCTTTCTTCTCCAGCAGCGCGCGCGGCCTTTTCATCTTCATAAACGGCGAAATGGTCACCTGCCATTGGGGCTTCATTCAAACCAGTGATAGAGACTGGCGTTGATGGAGCAGCAACCTTAACACGACGTCCAAGGTCATTAGTCATAGCACGCACACGTCCAAAGGTGTTCCCAACAACGATTGGATCTTGAACATGCAGCGTTCCCTGTTGTACTAAAAGCGTCGCTA comes from Streptococcus troglodytae and encodes:
- a CDS encoding CopY/TcrY family copper transport repressor — translated: MTTISNAEWEVMRVVWAKQITSSSEIITILSRTYRWSASTIKTLITRLSEKGYLTSQRQGRKYIYSSLISERKALEQQVSEVFSRICVTKHQALIRHLIEETPMTLSDIEKLEALLLSKKANAVPEVKCNCIVGQCSCHEHLEVISK
- the rbfA gene encoding 30S ribosome-binding factor RbfA, translating into MPNHRIDRVGMEIKREVNEILQKKVRDPRVQGVTITDVQMLGDLSLAKVYYTIMSDLASDNQKVQIGLEKAKGTIKRELGKNLTMYKIPDLTFIKDESIEYGNKIDQMLRDLEKRN
- a CDS encoding YgjV family protein; translation: MLFSALGAFCLAYSSFTKDKQHMLLWQISDYIFTIIANLLLGGYTGALTISVSIVRNALILKKKNTKVITICLVLIQIALGTYVNNLGLVGYLPIISSVSYTLTTFLTSKLQFLRWLIIENMSLWFIYDLTIKAYPAVCMDIFIILSTLLALYRHQKKAGHSL
- a CDS encoding heavy metal translocating P-type ATPase; amino-acid sequence: MSEEVFLIDGMTCASCAINVENAVKKLDGIENAVVNLTTEKMTIDYDSAKVSEADVTKAVADAGYGAKVYDPTTAESQGDREEHKLAGIKKRLLWTSIFTIPLFYIAMGSMVSLPLPNFLAPSSAPLTYATVLFLLTIPVIVLSWSFYDNGFRSLFKGHPNMDSLVALATTAAFLYSLYGTYHVYLGHAHHAHHLYYESVAVILTLITLGKYFETLSKGRTSDAIKKLMHLSAKEATLIRDGEEIKVPIEQVQIGDQILVKPGEKIPVDGRVLSGHSAIDESMLTGESIPIEKKTDSPVYAGSINGQGSLTFEAEKVGNETLLSQIIKLVEDAQQTKAPIAKIADKVSAVFVPVIITIAILTGFFWYFVMGQDFTFSMTISVAVLVIACPCALGLATPTAIMVGTGRAAENGILYKRGDVLELAHQINTVVFDKTGTITQGKPEVVHQFSYHDRTDLVQVTASLEALSEHPLSQAIVDYAKKEGTHLLAVEDFTSLTGLGLKGRLADETVLVGNEKLMRQENISLEQAKTDFKAATAKGQTPIFVASDGQLLGLITIADKVKNDSAATVKALQDMGIEVVMLTGDNEETAQAIAKEVGIVSVISQVLPQEKTQAILDLQAESKKVAMVGDGINDAPALATADIGISMGSGTDIAMESADIVLMKPAMLDIIKALKISRATIINIKENLFWAFIYNVLSVPIAMGVLYLFGGPLLDPMIAGLAMSFSSVSVVLNALRLKVVKL
- a CDS encoding bacteriocin class II family protein; the protein is MNTQAFEQFNVMDNEALSTVEGGGMIRCALDTAGSAGLGFVGGMGAGTVTLPVVGTVSGTALGNWSGAAVGAATFC
- a CDS encoding Cof-type HAD-IIB family hydrolase, whose amino-acid sequence is MVKLIAIDMDGTLLNSQKEIPQENIAVIQEAARFGYKIVLCTGRMQTGVEPYFEQLGLAAEQEYAILNNGCSLHTINGDWQLLTYHDLNFNGVSYLYDLLEGYPEIDLTLTADRDYLVLADQVSELVAYDASLVFTRAQAVGLNDIKYAAKPIFQAMYLGESDRLDAFQQKFEGKLAGKFATVRSQPYIFEVMPQGITKATGLKELAQKLNIARTDIMAIGDALNDLEMLKAAGFSVAMGNASPEVKAAADLVTGSNDDAGVAQAIAKYVLNK
- the copZ gene encoding copper chaperone CopZ; protein product: MEKIYHIDGLKCQGCADNVTKRFSELKKVDDVKVDLDKKEVTITGNPSKWSLKRALKGTNYELGAEI